TCTTCCCTTGAAACAAGGTTCTTGACGCATGAAGATGAAACTCCATCAACCAGGAGAGACCACGAGAGATACTTGCATAGGTGATATCAGAGATTGTAGAGCGTTAGAGTTGGGGATGGGGGTCTTGGTGAAGATCAGAACACTTGAAGCAAGACTCACAGGAAGAAAGGAGTGAGGacagaaaggataaagaaaagaagtacagtctgtgtgcatgtgtaggtggtgggagcagggagaggggagagtgaTGAAGTAGGAAGCCATTGTACTTTATTTAGTGACACTGAAATGCTCTGAGATACTGCTGTGACTTCTTCTATCCCACATCTCTACAGCACCCAGGAGGCCTGGCTCCCTCTTTTCActcttcattcttccttttcaaagcaGAGGCAGGTAGCAATGTGGGACTGCGGGTGAGCAGGTGGGTCAGAGTGGTTGAGCTGCAGGTGGATAGAGGTCTTGATCCCAGCATCCTAATGGCTCTCGCTTGCCCTGATTCATGCACTGCTGTATTCCTGGCCTTTGGAAGCTTCATGTAGTCACCTTCAGGCCCACAGCAGCTGCTGAACCAGGCAGGGCTTTACAAgaacacagggaattccctgtggatGTCTGGGAAATACCCACAGGCTTAGATTATATACTTTATCTGTAACATAGATGAATTCATTGCCAGCTTTATCCAATTCCATTTTTATACTGGAGGAACATTCTTTATCTGGGTCTTCTAAACTTGATTCTTCctgatttctttctccttttctgttatTAGCCCAAGGGAGCACACTGAAATCTTGATTTCTTTTGCACGCCCTTGATTTCTTTTGCATTCTTTGGGACAGACGGACCACACCCCTTTCCTGCATTCAGCCCTGATAAGATGGGTCTTTGTGTGTGGCGTGGCCCCTAGGTGGCCAgccgtttctctctctctgtggtcACGTTCTATATTTGTTCTGGAGATGACAGGgtagaaagaaaatggattttagaGTCAGATGAACCTCAGTCCAAATCTTGGCACTGCCACTTaacagctgtgtggccttgagatTATCACTGAACTCTGTTCTGCCCTCTGATCCTCATTGCCTCAGGGGAATAATCACACCCTGCTCAGGGTTATGGTAGGGTTAGATGTGTGTGTATGACGCAGCTTgcctagtgcctgacacatagtaaatgttcgCTATGTAGAAGCTACACTTCTACTGGGGCCTTCTGCACATTCAAAGCTGGACACTTTCTTTATGCCCAAGGAAATATACAGGGCGCTAAAGTCACTCTGCCTAGCAGAAGGAGGCCTGCAGTGGGACATGGAATCCTGGCTTCCTCCCCTTCTTGAGGCCAGGCCTGTGGCCACCCTGGAAAGACTGACATGAAGTCTCCAGCTTCTGGAGGTGGCAACCACTAAGAGCATGATGGTTCTCATCTACGAGCCCCGTCTAGCAGGTGTGAAGGTTCCGTCTTTCTTGTTGGGTTTGCAATTCTCCCCCAAGCCTCAGTCTCTGCCTTATGGTATACCACTTCCCTCTAGGGTTCAGCCCACTTcttctctcctccacctccctccacTTTCCTCTGTGATGACACTGCTGGGGAAAAGAACGCTGTGCAGAGCCCCTCACAGTCAgctagcttcagtttccttattggCACCATGACATCATCTGTACCCTGGAAATTCCACTCGCCCTCCTGTGCCCTCCTCTCTGTCCCAGGCCTCAGAGTTCCTATAAAGAAGGGCTCCCAACTCAGTATCAACACAGAGCACACAAGGGTTCTGAAGCTTCTGGGTTCTGCAGTCCAAGCTCCAGGCAAGTCTCTCCTCCACCAAGACCATGAAGCTCTGCATGACTGTCCTCTCCTTCCTCGTGCTCGTAGCTGCTTTCTGCTCTCTGGCACTCTCAGCACCAAGTAAGTCCATTCTTCCAGCTGCCGCTGAGTCAGGATGTAGGCAGCGCTGACTTTTTAGTTGGGGCCGGTCCAACACTAACATCTGGGGATGAGACAAAAGGGAGCAGGGAAGATTTCTAAGTAGCCTGCAGGTAAATGTAGAGTCTGGTAGACACTCAGTAATATTCAAGTTCCTGTTTTCTTAAGAAATAGCAACCCATAGACTGGGTTAAACAagtccctgtctctctctgtgccttggtttccccatctgtaaaatgaagggagtTAGACCTGTGCtctaagacccaatacagcctGAACCTTCTAGAATCCTTTCATGGTCTTCGCCTAGGATTCTCTATTCAGAATAAGACTCCTACTCAGAGTGGGTGGGATTCGATACAAGGGACCATATTTGGGGATCTGGCAGATCCACAGGGATGCCCTTTGAATATCTATAACTAGAAGCCAAAATGAATAGCTCTGGGTAGAGCTTCTGCCTCACCTCGGCCTTTCTTCCCAGTGGGCTCAGACCCTCCCACCGCCTGCTGCTTCTCTTACACCCTGCGGAAGCTTCCTCGCAACTTCGTGATCGATTATTACGAGACCAGCAGTCTctgctcccagccagctgtggtgtgaGTATCAACCCGGGGGCCTTTCTGGGAGGCGAGGGTGATGGCAGGATTAGAAAAGGGGGCCTGTTTGGGGTGAGGGGAGATGAAGCAGTAGGGAGGCAGGTGTCAGGGCTGAAGGCCTCCCTGAAAGCAGTGAGGAACAGGTCATGAAGTCACCTGTTGAGACCTGGAGAGGGCTGGGTGGGAGCTAAAGGAGGGGGAGGTGCTTTCTGGGAAGGAAGTTAGCTAGAGGCCAGGAAAACAGGGAAAGTCAAAAAGATGATAGAAGATGTGGGCTGAATTCTTAAACCATACTTAGAAAACACGTGCAAAAGTCATTGCTAGGGGCAGCAGGGAATGAACGGGGAGATATGTCCACATTGATTGCAAAACGCATTGGTTCCTAATCTAGGCAAGTCAGGAGGCCACAGCTAAACCCAAGGAGGAAGTTACAAGGAACCAGGTCCCAGCAGCACCCCAGGAAGGGTCTTCTCACCCACTAGGCTGTCCAACATGAGCCATGGTTAAGGACAGGGAAATACCCACCACACGCAAGGTCCCATGGGATTCTAACCTGTCCACTCTTTGTTCCACAGATTCCAGACCAAAAAGGGCAGGCAGGTGTGCGCCAACCCCAGTGATCCCTGGGTCCAGGAGTACATGGATGACCTTGAACTGAACTGAGCTGCTCTGAGGCTGGGGCAGGTGTTCTGCAGGAAAGATCACCTGAGCCCGACGCTTCTCAGCAAGACGCACCCTCTCCACACTCACGACTGCTCTCAGTCGTCCCTGTTCCTTCTCTTAATTTAATCTTTATTACGTACTATGTTATTATTGTATTTGGTGTTGTTTCCCactatttatgtttgttttgccAAAGGACACGTGTCCCCCATGGGGATGGTCCACCATCACTGTTTCTCTGCTATTGCGGATACATGGATAATGCAATTGAGTCCAAgtgttaataaattttttaaaaatgtagacagcttctttgtgttttttttttaatttttaaaaaattatttatttatttatttttttttttttttggctgtgttgggtcttcgtttctgtgcgagggcttcctctagttgtggcaggtgggggccagtcttcatcgcggtgcgcgggcctctcactgtcgcggcctctcttgttgcagagcacaggctccagacgcgcaggctcagcagttgtggctcactggcccagttgctccgcggcatgtgggatcttcccagaccagggctcgaacccgtgtcccctgcattggcaggcagattctcaaccactgcgccaccagggaagcccttctttgtgttttaatttgaTTTGCGGTAAAGGGAATTGCCTGCTATTATGAATAGTTTCCAAACACAATAAGAATGAGCAATTACTGAGTCCTTAATATGGGCTAAAATGTCTAGAGATACAAACTTCACTTAATACTTTTAGCAAGGATTTTAACACCCTTATGAAGCAGGGACTGTTATCCTCAATTTTATGGATgtagaaacagaggcacagaggtgaTGTGACTTGCTAAGGCGTGTAGGTCTGCTTGGGGTGCACCGTGAAAGGCTGATCCAAAAAGATACCTGTGCTGCTGAGGGCTATCATTTCAACATCTTGTAGGGAAGCTGTAAATAGGAACAGCAGCACAACAGAGAGGGAAGATGAAGTAGCTCAGAATCAGAAAAGTGGGCCTCCTTCACTCACTATCATTAAGAAAGTCATCTTGTCTCATTGGACCTCAATTTTCACCCCTGTAAAGTGGGAGTGATATTATTCACTTTGAAGGGGTGTTATGATGTGATGTGTAAAGCTCTCATCATGGGGCCTGATGCCTGGAcgtttctctctttccctctctgagcctcagctttttcacttaaaatgggCTATAATGTCTATCCTCCCAGGGTCATCAGGCAGATTAGATTAGGGGATCGGCCCTCTAGAGCCAGAGCAAATGCAAAGTGTGGTCATGAGGACAAAAGAACAGATGTCAGGTTTGGTTCTAGAGTGTGATGGGAGTAACCCAAGGCCGCTTAACAACCCTTCAGTCATGACTTCCTATGACATGGGTCAGGCAGAACATGGCTCTCAAGTAGAATTACATGCACAATTAAATCTTGATTCACAAGCTGGGAGGAACCTCTCAGACCATTTGGTCCAGCCCTATCATAGTACAGAAACTGAGGAATAAGAACTGAGAAGTGACTTTCTAAAGGCCACCCAGAGAGCATCAAGGCCAGTGTCAAGCCCCAGGTTAGTCCCCTTTTCTGTGCTCCTTGTGACATGCCTCCGTGGTCCCCAAAAGGAGAGCTCATCATGTAAGTAGGGTAAAGAGGGAGCTACCTCAAaattgtttgtgttcttttttttatattgaactatagttgatctATAACGTGTTGTTTCAGGtgcacagaaaagtgattcagttatatattcatatatatatatatatatatatatatatatatattcttcagattcttttccattataagttattacaagatattgaatatagttccctgtgctctacagtaaatccttgttgtttagctattttatatatagtagtgtgtatccgttaattccatactcctaatttatcccttccctctctccctttcccatttggtaaccataagtttgttttctgtgtctgtgagtctgtttctgttttgtaaataaattcttttttttttttttttagattccacatataagtgataacgtacagtatttgtctttctttgtctgacttcacttagtatgataatcttcaggtccatccatgtgctgcaaatggcaatatttcattcttttttatggctgagtagtattccattgtatatatgtaccacatcttctttatccactcatctgtcgatggacatttaggttgcttccatgtcctggctactgtattgtaaatagtgctgcaatgaacattggggtacatgtatcttttcaaattatggttttctcagggtatatgcccaggagtgggattgctggatcatatggtagctctatttttagttttttaaggaacctccgtactgttctccatagtggctttaccaGTTtctattcctaccaacagtgtaggagggtccccttttctccacaccctctccagcatttattatttgtagactttttggtgatgtccattctgaccagtgtgaggtgatacctcattgtggttatGATTTACATGTCTTGTTTGGATGTTAGTCTGATGCAAAAGCAGAACTGAGACTATGTACCTCTCTGGGGCCAGCAGTTTCCTTCCTTGCCCTGCCCTCAGCCACTCCCATCATCCCAGAGCTCCTGTAGAAACCTCCTTCAGATTCTGCAGGGACTGAGAGAAGGAGGTTGGGGAGGGGCAGAACTGATCCCAAAATGTGTGAGAAGAGGCTAGCAGCAAAGAACCTGACTGGTCTTGGCTTCTGCTTCTCATCTGCCTAGATCTGAGCTGTCCAATatgtagccactagccacaagtagctatttaaatttcaattaaatttaatttcagttaaataaaatttgaaaatcaattcctcagttgcactagtcacatttcaggtgctcactGGCTACATGTGGTTCGTGGCGGCCATGTTGCATGGTGCAGATGTAGGACATTTCTATCACCATAGGAAGTTCCATTGGACCGATATCCTCAGGGCCtaaagggagggaaaggaggggtAATTGGGGGTGGCTGGGAAGGTTAGGGTATGGTCTTCGGTGAAAGATACACAACACCATTCTGAGGGAAGGGGTTGGGAGAGAGAATTCATGATCTCCAGGCCTGAGACAAGGTATAGATcactgtggtaggctgaataatggcccccaagatgttcacatcctaatccccagaatctgtgaatattcCTTTATAAGGTAAAAAaggctttgcagatgtgatcaagttaagaatcttgagatgaagagattatcctggattatttgtCTGGATCCTAAATCTGATcataagtgtccttataagagggggCAGAAGGAGATGTGACCACagaagagaaggcaatgtgatAACAAAAGCAAGATGccatgctgctggctttgaagatggaggaagaagccacaagccaagaaatgcaagaatgcagctctagaagctggaaagggcaagaaaatggTTTCTCTCCTGAAACTTCCAGAAGGAGCACAGCcaccttgatttcagctcagTGAATCAGATtgtggacttctgacctctagaactttAAAAGCATAACTGTGTGTTTTTTTAGGACACCAAGTTtgtgtaatttgttacagcagcaataggaaacgaaTACAATCACCAATGGAAGGGTCATTGACAATGACCCCCTCCAGCTTAGTGTGGAAGGGAATGGAACATTCTAGAAGGTGAGACAAACTTACCCAGAGGAGAAACTCAGGGTGAAGTGGCCACATTCCAAGGTGACAGATTATGATGAGGTGAGGCATCTCAAGAGGAGGGGCTGCTTCAGCAGCTGAGTATGAGGGCTGAAGCTTCACCAAAGATTCAACACCCACCAGCCACATTAAGAGGAAGCCTGGAGACTTCTCTGGTgctccagtggctaagactccaggctcccaatgcagggggcccgggttcaatccctggtcagggaactagatcccacatgctgcaactaagggttcgcatgccgcaaccaaagatcccgtatgccgcaacaaaggtcccacgtgccgcaactaagaccggatgcagccaaacaaaataaataagtatttaaaaaaaaaaaaaagagaggaagccTGACTCTTCTTGAGACTCCTGGGGCCCTCTGGGCATCTTGGTCTCCTATCTGGAGGAATCCACCCTCTCATTTGTCTAATGAAGCCCAGAGCAAAGCCATGGCTCATCTCTGGTTTCATTATTAGAGAGAAGACAGGGTTAGGGCCAGAACCTCCTCCCTCACAGTGGAACCCTTTCCCCACACCTCCCTGCCCCTGAGGTGTGGAGAAGAGAGAAACTCAGCTCCACAGAGGCCGGATCACCAGGGAAGACAGCAGGAGGCCTGAACACCCTCATGAAGAAATGCTTTACCAGGGAATTACAGATGACAGCATGGACTCCTCATGGTGGGGCAAAGTAGGACTTCACCTGTTGTGCAACATCAgactttgtttttccctttctcctcttttcatAAAACTTCCTTTTCTCACCCAGAGGCCAGGGAGCTTGTATCTGCTTTCAAGACTGTCTGGCTGAGGTTTCTCTGGGTTTCTGGGTGGGGGCCAGAAGACATGAGGCAGGATGGGGGGGTGAGCGCCATTGGACGCCAGCCCTGTGTTTTCCGCTTTCCTGCGGTGCCTGCCTCTTCCCATCTCCCTCTCTAGACGGGagggagtctgtttcctcatgttCTGGTTTATGCAAACTTTCTGTCCTCTCACTACCTCACCCCAACCCAGAGTCTTCTGTAATGTTCCCATGACACAGGCATTTTCCTCACAGGAGGCCAGAAGCTGAGCAAGCAGAAGCCAAGGATGTGAGTTGAGCTGCAGAGGGTGAAAGAAACCACAGCTCTTCCTGATGACCGGGCCCAGCGGCCCCAAGGCTGTCCTGAGCTGCTTTGCGTACTCACCCTTCAAAGGACCCAGGAGTCCTGTCATGGCGTCCTGGGTTGGGTCCATGGCTCTGGCCCATTTGTCCAACCCTAAGCTCCTCTGAGCTCACCAAGTTTCTTGGAAAGGCTGGCAGCCTTCCTGGGCTCTGCCACCTCCCAGTCCCACTACACCCTCTTCCAAGGCAGGGATGGGACCCTATTAATCATTCTCAGATGCCTAACTTTTTGGCTCACATCTTTCCTTTATCTTCCCTCTAGTGtatatcttatttttctctcctgttaTGTGGAAAGCTAGCTCTTAAatcatgaatttaaaaaacacatctaCACTTTATGGTATCAACCCTATCTCCAGTTTCGTGTGGGGTTTGGCCTTATCCCCATCCTACCATGTCCACCCAAATCCTTTTCTCCCCAAAAGCTGAGATCTTGAAATGGAAAGCCTGTGATTTCAGAACTAGTATGTAAGGTAGAGTCTGAAAGAAAACCGACTGAGGAACTCAGTTGACTTGCTTCTCTAAGCTGTGTCCACCCTCCCCCAAGGGCAGTGAGTGTATTTTATAATTGACTGTTGCAACACAGGGGAATGCGAGTGAGTATAAGGAAgtaggggaaggagggaagacacCTTGTAATTCCTCCAAAGATTATCTGTTACACACTTAAAGTCATACAGAAAGGCAGGAGGCCCCCAGGTGTTAAGGAGATGTAGTTAGTCGGATACCTGCTATCTGACTTTTTAATTTCATCATCTCTGACCTAACAAGATCTCACGCTCTGTAACACAATGTCTTGGTGTTCATCCCCGACTCTTTATGAAACAGGACAAAGATGACAAAGATGCAACATAAACAAGATCTGGGACTGGGGAGCTGAGAGTGCAGTTGGGTGTTTAAAGTATTTGACAGGGTTGGGAAATGACTCTCTGGAATATGAAATTCCAGGGAAAATGGAATTCCAGCAAATTCAGGAGTCTGAACATGGAAGCTGTGACAGCTTTGAGGTCTcgtgccatttaaaaaaagaaaagaaaagaaatacaacttTGATGGCTGCAAGTACGATGGGGGGTGTTTTACAGACTGAGTGTTACTGACCCAAAACTTGGGTCTGCTCCCTTGCaggcagtaaagccaatctactgacactggattgtggtgaaggaaagtgcagtgtttattgtAAGGTACCATACAAGGAGTCGGGGACAGCTAGTGCTCAGAAAGCCTGAACTCCCAGGTGGGTCTCAGCAAAGCCTATTTAAAGGCAAGGTGGGAAGGGCAGTCCCAGGATCTGTGATCAGCTAGTGCACAATTCTCCGATTGTTTGATGGTAagggtgtcacaggggttaaaaTGATCAATCCTTAGTCTCCAGTAGGCCTGGGGACTATGTGCTCACGGTCATTaaatagttaatttcttccatttgggggttattttagcatctgtaaaacaactcaggaaatatgcatcTGAGACtattatctgggtacttcagagcggagctaaagcagaggatatgggagaggggtctgtcccaggaaggccacatagagtcctgctcagttacaggaGGACATCTAGGAATTCCCAAGGTCTTGACTCAGTCTTCTCCCTTCATTGTTCATTTGCGTCTCATGGCTGTTGCAGACACCTGACCCTTTCAAATGATAATATGTCATGAGAATTTAGCAAATCCCCAAATTTGTGATTGTCACTCGAGTACCAGAAATCCACTTTTTCTAGGgacatcattttgttttgtttttcacaaagaaataaaggttttatttatttggtagGTAAAGCACTCCTCATTATTTCCAGGTGCATGAAAAGCATCTGTGGAGCTTTTCTGGACCCCAGGACTGGAGAGTCCACATCAGTGGGTCTCTGGTGGGTTTGGAGTATTTGCAAGGCATGACTTTCTTTGagtctcactttcttcatctgggaCATGGGAGTGCCAATGGAAGCAACCCCTCAGGCTTGTGAGCCTTCAGTGAGATGGTGGGTGTAAAGTACAAGTACAGGACCTGCCAGGCAATTGCATGCTTCATAAAATTCAAGTATTGTCATTAGTATTGGAGAGAGTCCCTCCTTAATAACCTTGCAGCACCTGTTTTTGCAATGCCTACTTCAGCAAGATTATTCCAGGCCATAATTATGCTTTGCTTCATACTTGGAACTGAAGTGCTAGAGTAACCAGCAGATTATATTGGGTTACACAACTTCTGCTAATTAAATGTCTTTACTGTGGTGAGAATTTTTTGCCCTATATCCCCAACTGGGATACATCCCAAGGGGCCTATGGGACTATATACAGCTGGAAATAAATAGTCCATTAAAAACTtcaggggggagggataaattaggaggttgggattaacagttacacactactatatagaaaataggtaaacaacaaggacctactgtatagcacagggaactatattcagtatcttgtaataacgtataatggaaaaacatctgaaaaagaatagctacgtgtgtatatgtataactgaatcactgtgctgtacacctgaaactaacacaacattgtaaatcaactctacttcaagaaagacataaataaatagaatttttaaaaatttaacttgtgaatgttaccttatatggcaataGTGACTTTGCAGACATGATTAAagtaaggattttgagatgaggcGATTAGCCTGGATTTCCTGGGTAGGTCCTAAATATAATCACAAATGTCTATgtaggagggaggcagagggagacttgtcacagaatgggagaaggcAAAGTGAAGACAGAGAAGAGTTTTGAAGATGTTATGCTGCTGGCCttaaagatggaagaaggggTCAAGAGGCAAGGAATGCAGCTCTAGCAGCTAGAACAAGCAAGGAAGGTCTTATCCCCTAGAACTCTGGAAGGAGTTGCCCTGTCCATACTTTAGAATGTATACCTTGATTTCAATCTTCTGAGCTCCAGAAGTgcaagagaataaatttatgttgcttaaacaaaaaaaaaagtttaacttgGGGACGCAAGACTACAAATGTACTGGATCAGTGTGTGAGAAATCCATGTCTCCTTCACTGTGGTTGGAAGTGTAAATTgtatagtctttttttctttcagttttattgagatataattggcatacagcactgtatatgtttaaggtgtgaaacataatgatttgacttatatacatcgTAAAGTGATCATCACCATGAGTTGAGTGTACATGCATCATCTCGTAGAGATACAAcagtaagaaattttaaaaaatgttttttccttgtgatgtgaactcttaagatttattctcttagcagctttcattTATAACACGTAG
This Balaenoptera acutorostrata chromosome 20, mBalAcu1.1, whole genome shotgun sequence DNA region includes the following protein-coding sequences:
- the LOC103001618 gene encoding C-C motif chemokine 4, producing MKLCMTVLSFLVLVAAFCSLALSAPMGSDPPTACCFSYTLRKLPRNFVIDYYETSSLCSQPAVVFQTKKGRQVCANPSDPWVQEYMDDLELN